In Mycobacterium sp. JS623, one genomic interval encodes:
- a CDS encoding SRPBCC family protein has translation MPIETVWDALSDHFGIGRWAPGLTVTMDKVGTTDPNGVGAIRRIASAGPGPDIVEEVVTSEPPHVLAYKALSGVPFPGYSGEVRLSEAGAGTQISYTLTSSARSPLVKAPLAAICQVLMRMLARAATKQN, from the coding sequence GTGCCGATCGAAACCGTATGGGACGCGCTGAGCGATCACTTCGGGATCGGCCGCTGGGCACCGGGGCTGACGGTGACGATGGACAAGGTCGGCACGACCGACCCCAATGGCGTTGGGGCCATTCGTCGTATCGCATCAGCGGGGCCCGGGCCCGACATCGTCGAGGAAGTCGTCACCTCCGAGCCGCCTCACGTGCTCGCCTATAAGGCGCTGTCCGGCGTGCCGTTCCCCGGATACAGCGGCGAGGTACGGCTGAGCGAAGCCGGGGCAGGCACCCAGATCAGCTATACGCTCACCTCGTCGGCTAGGTCTCCGCTGGTCAAGGCCCCGCTCGCGGCCATCTGCCAGGTGTTGATGCGCATGCTCGCGCGGGCGGCGACGAAACAAAACTGA
- a CDS encoding ester cyclase — translation MITDDLRQRRLAIIREHMDTEVTKEFDATLATFKTNGEGHPHYEIMATGQVYDGDDEVMGYYLTTRTAFPDQRHENARFHVSDDTVIVEFDLLGTNLGEFYGMPPTGKSFQVPMIAVFFFDGERIINERIYFDTASLVTQIGRGELLALAGTPGD, via the coding sequence ATGATCACTGACGATCTGCGACAGCGTCGACTCGCAATCATCCGCGAGCACATGGACACCGAGGTGACCAAGGAGTTCGACGCGACGCTGGCCACGTTCAAGACCAACGGGGAGGGCCACCCGCATTACGAGATCATGGCCACCGGTCAGGTCTATGACGGCGACGACGAGGTCATGGGCTACTACCTGACGACCCGCACCGCGTTTCCCGACCAACGCCACGAGAATGCCCGCTTCCATGTCTCTGACGACACCGTGATCGTCGAATTCGACTTGCTGGGAACGAATCTCGGCGAGTTCTACGGCATGCCGCCGACCGGTAAGTCGTTCCAGGTGCCGATGATCGCGGTGTTCTTCTTCGATGGCGAGCGAATCATCAACGAGCGCATCTACTTTGACACCGCCAGCCTGGTCACCCAGATCGGCCGCGGCGAACTGCTGGCGCTGGCAGGCACGCCCGGTGACTGA
- a CDS encoding MBL fold metallo-hydrolase gives MKVHHLNCGILYPLGCGEMVCHALLLETANGLVLIDSGFGTRDCADPPRRAGPSRYLIRPVLNAAEAAVNQVERLGFRPDDVRHIVLTHFDLDHIDGISDFQDAQIHITTAEALGALRAPTRGEKARFRRVQWAHRPKIVEHSPGGELWRGFATAKELDEVAPGVGHGDELPTRLDKLRVRQRNRLGGPQCRSHRKRQSRCRSKPYGTR, from the coding sequence GTGAAGGTTCACCACCTCAACTGCGGAATCCTGTATCCGCTCGGGTGCGGCGAGATGGTGTGCCACGCATTGCTGCTCGAGACGGCCAACGGGCTGGTATTGATCGACTCCGGGTTCGGGACGCGGGACTGCGCCGATCCGCCCCGCCGGGCCGGGCCGTCCCGGTATCTGATCCGCCCGGTGCTCAACGCTGCTGAGGCCGCCGTCAATCAGGTTGAGCGACTTGGCTTTCGGCCCGACGACGTGCGGCACATCGTCCTCACGCATTTCGACCTTGACCATATCGACGGCATCTCCGATTTCCAAGACGCGCAGATCCATATCACCACCGCGGAGGCGCTAGGCGCGCTGCGAGCCCCGACGCGCGGAGAGAAGGCCCGCTTTCGTCGAGTGCAATGGGCGCATCGACCAAAGATCGTCGAGCACAGCCCGGGCGGTGAATTGTGGCGGGGGTTCGCCACCGCCAAGGAGCTCGATGAGGTGGCGCCGGGAGTCGGACACGGTGATGAGCTGCCCACACGACTGGACAAACTACGAGTACGCCAACGCAACCGTCTAGGAGGACCCCAATGCAGGTCACATCGCAAAAGACAGTCGCGGTGCCGATCGAAACCGTATGGGACGCGCTGA
- a CDS encoding TetR/AcrR family transcriptional regulator: MTESGLPRTQEQRRIEAERRLVRAAAELVAEVGPARVTLANVGERAGYSRGLATHHFGSKGALMQRLVETVTSQFRDAIAEKSQSDSPIDQLRQLVDFYFRVVADLQPVNRARLVLWADAVAGPSEDVRPQMISADREFREEIEKRIQLAVSAGEVTGLVDPNGMATVIVAMLRGVALQRVLDDQVDLVAARREVEELLASRLGLGG; this comes from the coding sequence GTGACTGAGTCGGGCCTGCCGCGCACACAGGAACAGCGTCGGATCGAAGCCGAACGCCGACTCGTGCGCGCGGCAGCGGAGCTTGTCGCCGAGGTCGGACCGGCCCGGGTAACCCTTGCAAACGTCGGCGAGCGTGCGGGCTACAGCCGCGGGTTGGCGACGCATCACTTCGGGTCGAAGGGTGCTTTGATGCAGCGGCTCGTAGAGACGGTCACCAGCCAGTTCCGTGACGCGATAGCCGAAAAGAGCCAATCTGATTCGCCGATCGACCAGCTGCGGCAGTTGGTCGACTTCTACTTCCGAGTGGTCGCGGACCTTCAGCCGGTGAACCGGGCGCGGCTGGTGCTGTGGGCCGATGCGGTCGCAGGGCCGTCCGAAGATGTTCGGCCGCAGATGATCTCGGCCGACCGGGAGTTTCGCGAGGAGATCGAGAAACGGATCCAATTGGCGGTCAGCGCCGGCGAAGTCACGGGGTTGGTCGATCCGAACGGGATGGCGACGGTGATCGTGGCGATGCTGCGGGGCGTGGCCCTGCAGCGGGTACTCGACGATCAAGTCGATCTGGTGGCCGCGCGTCGCGAGGTCGAAGAGCTGCTGGCGTCGCGCCTGGGACTTGGCGGCTGA